Within Xiphophorus hellerii strain 12219 chromosome 10, Xiphophorus_hellerii-4.1, whole genome shotgun sequence, the genomic segment TTTAATTTAAGtctaaatcaaataaatttacaaCAGATGGGACTCCATTTATGTTGTAGAAACATCTCAATTTTGAGCTTCATAACTGTGAAGTTACAGaaatgtgatttcttggttttctattcTTTCCATATCGTCATAATTGGCTATGAGGAAAGAGTATGAATTTATGAGGCTgtagcaaaatgtggaaaaagtgaagagctgtgaatactttctgtaTGTGCCGTATCTGTATTAAACACAGCTGCATTACACTTTGGTTTGGATATGTTACGTATTTTTAATGGCTTACAGGAGCATCCCATGAATTTCATCACAATTTATcgtttttgtctaaaatatgtTGATGACTTTAGAGAAACATTGAGCAGCACAAAATTCATTCTGGACCGTTTGGAGAACAGACAGGGAGAGCAGAGGCATCCAAACCTTTTGCCAAGGaggcaaaacatttaaaaattattttcacctGCTCCATAATTACAACGGGGCATTAGGGAGATGctaggaaaataaaaagttttaaaaagacgAGAATAAAGTAACaccatttttactttattcttgtaattctgactttattcttgtacaacTTTCTAGTAACAGAACTTCTCataatactatgactttatttaaaatatttagactaTTCTTGTATAatttcgactttattctcgtaattttatgatacctagaatttatttttctccccttAGTTTAGCCCTAATGCTGTCgtacaaaataaactaaacacatAACATTTAATGGAACAAAGTAGTTTGATTTCTGTCAAAAAAGGGTAAAATGattatatttgaaacaaaaaggaGTTTTCTAGGTTTGAATgattataaacaaaacaaaaaaaacaagtgatccacattttctagtttttttttagttttcagcaacacaaacagGATTTAGCCAAGTTCAGGTGTCTGCTTTCCAGTAGCTCAAAAGCTACTGGGAACTCCTATTACCattagaataaaagcaaaataaaggcTGATAAAGATGAATGCTTTGTGTTGCAGCTAACATTTAAGAACATTTAGATTAGTTTATCTTTTTCCATCAGTGagaattaatttttctttaattgtgaAAGAGGGCCACGCAAAATCATCCAAGGACCCccaatggcccccgggccacactttgagCATCCACTAATTTCCTTTTATTCCACTGActtgagaaatgttttaattaccaggaaaaacaagaactttttttccacaaacgACTGTCTTCTTGTAAACAACACAACCATCAtgtgacataaataaaaatctgttaggcagaggaatgaaaaaaacaaaacaggaaaaacgtTTTAATTAATCGAGCTTACAGTTACAAGCTTTGTTTGTGTGCCGGGGGTTAGGAGATGCCATAATAACGTTGGTGACATGATGAAagcatatataaaaaatgaaaattaaagaaCAAAGTTCTCATTCGGTGTTTGCGAATGTCACAGACCAAATGTGCTTTGACCAAACGCATCATCGCCTTTGGTCTCAGTGCATGAAACACAACTGACTGACGATTCACACATACTGATTAAACAAACCGCTGTTTCTAGATGTGTCAAATTGGTGGTGTGGAGTAAATAGCAGTGAGTGTCCGACCAAGTAAACGTCTCAGCGGTCGGTCTGCAACCTTAGCTTCAAAGTTGTTCATGCAGATTCAAATACTGGATTCTTACCCGAGTGGTTTTTACATCTAGCGCACTGCGACACACAACTACGCCTTTCCAAAAATGCTAATGATAATAATTATAGTCAACTCAAAGACGCACGCTTACATACACTCACACTTTCCAAAGTAACAACATTCTCGCTCCAAATTTCGTGACGGTTGGTGCTTTCGGGTAAATTCAAGGAGCAGGGCTGCACATGGCGTGGATACCGgagataaaaagaaagacattgaGAAGTAATTTGGCGAAAGTGAGGAGGAGTAGAGGGAGGCGGGACGCTGATGTGATGGCGTGAAGGTAACGTGGGCAGGCTCGGTTACCCCTATAATGTCCgcattcattaaattaaattacttctTCACTCCAGTTAATCCACACACAGCCGATTCCGTCCTTGCCGGCGCCGCCATCACTGCACCGCTTGCTCGTTGGCAGTGCTACCGGAGTCCTGAGGCTTCATCACGTCGGGGAGTTCGGGGGGGCTGGAGAAGGCCTCGATGTGCAGCTGCTCAAACATCTCATCTGCAGGGGAAGCGGAGAAACATGAGCCTCGCAGTGACAGCGGAGCATAAAACATGTCAGAGAGCTGGAGGAAAACACATCGGTCTCAGAACAAGAGGAATTAGCTGGGCTGCTTAACAACAAGGTGACTGATTGGATGTCGACAACTTTCAACTGCAGAGGGAGTGAAGAAAGAGCTCTGGCAGTATTTACTCTGTAAatctgcagtttgtaacttaccaaaaaatatgtttttatatatttgttgaagCCGTCACCATATCATGTCAATAATTTATGAGACACATAATCTGAAAACTAATGTGTGAGTTCTACTAGTGCTAActaaaagcaaccaatcagagccagtggtgggtcttagcgctgtcaatcatgccgTGTGTGCCGCCTAGCAGAGcctgaatgctcaggctagttagcatagccaccgatgccAGCGGATAAGTGGTTTTCCTGTAActataagttgtttctccaccattagcacattcatgaggttgactgacagcgctaagtcccgcctcctggctttgattggttgttctTGGTCGGCAGCAGTGCATTTCTTAagatagtagctcagggaggaggagattgatcttttcaaaAATTACTTGTCTCATATTGAACTGTCACAACATCGTGacagtttttacaaaaatgcagaaaacatattttttgtagaaGTTACAAATTGCAGCTTTAATGACAAGATGACTGATTGGATGTAAACACCTTTGAACTGCAGAGGGAGTGAATAAAGAGCTCTGGGAGTATTCATCCATCAGACTGAAAACCCTTCAGggccttaaagctgcagtacgtaacttttataaagaatgtttttatctgttataactgtcaccatgtttgcttagacagataatctgtgaaaagatcgatcttcTCCACCTCTTGTCTATTggttgctctgattggttgtctaagaacaaccaatcagcgccaggaggaggggcttctAACTGTCAATCAATCTAATGGACGTGCTGGTAAGTCTGGTAATGGTGGAGAAGCCACTTaacgttacaggaaaaccatttatgaACCGTCATCTGTGGCCATGCAAACTAGCCTCAGGATTCATGACAGACCCTGCTGAGCGTCACACAgagatgattgacagcgctaagacccgcctcctggctctgattggtagtttctagttagcactgacagaaagcagaggagcttgatttcttttctctttttatgcttttggctttaatatttaagtaaaaaacttttttctttgaaaaatctgaTCTACTACTTAGAGGCAATAAATTTAACTTACttttgaaatgcttttttttattactagattttatttttatgttttttttcttaagtcaTATTTTGCTCTAGTTTTACACTTTCAAGAGATCCATTTATTTTGCTAACTTATCTGTGGAAATTGGACaaaaagatgtttaaatatttttagatggtttctgtacaaaaaatacacattaactAGCAAACAAGTATGTTTGGATTCCACTTCTTGTTATTCTATCCAAAGGATTTGTGATTTAGTTAACCAAGAGAACGCAAGATGAGACGTTAGATTTCCTAGCTCAGAAAAACAAAGCCTTAAAAATACTAACTAAAGCACATAAACATATTCCTGAGCTTTAGAGACAAACGCAtagataaaacaatatttaccaTTTACACGGAAGGCCAGACCAACTGTAGCTGGTGCTTGAGGTCTGGCAGTCTGGTTGGTGAATCCACAGTCTCCCAGAGTTTTACTGTCCTCTAGTAACTGATCATCCTGCAGAAAGAAAACGAAACCCAttacaaacaggaagcagcgCAGGAAACCGCTCCAATAAACATGATTTCAGGACTGCGTGCTCCTGAGGTTTAAACTCACTTTGTAGAGCCGCTGGTCCTCAGGAGTTCTTTTAAGTATTCCTTCAACAATACGCTTCAGCTCATACACGGTGGTGCATTCCTTGGCGTCTGTGAAGATTGTCGTCTTGTGACGCCTGATCATTAGGAACACGTCCTTGAAGATAATCAGCACAATcatatgttgttgtttgttaCAGTTTGTTGTTGATCTTTGAAAAACATGGCATTATCAGTTTGATTCAGACtttggtttaaacatgtttagtttCTTGAGGGTTATTAAaatgtacttcttttttttaatatataagaAGTAGCtagttttttaaagtgtgatttttatgttttagatacagaaaaaagggaaaacacgACTAGAAACTAACATGTTTCCACATTAAACCTTTTCAAACTTGGAAAGTAGCGCTATAAAAGTGTATTGAATCACAAATCCTCATCACAATGTTATTGTGTGCTGTATTAAGATACCGAATTTGGtagaaaactacattttaagaAACTTGTGTTCACACTTTCCATATGCTGAACACATTTAGTCAGAAGAAGGAACTCTCACTTCATTTAATGTCCACTTCTGAGTTGGTAAATCTCATGTTTAAGATAGAAAAGTGTCAGAAAAATTATGATTAATACTAATCAATATTGTTATAGCTattaaaaagtgagaaaaatctTGATTTAATACTTTTCTCAACAttctatgaaaatattttcctataAATGACCTGATTAACAGATTTTTCACATATgtgaataaacagaaagttttgaTTATGTCTAGGGATTTCAAATAAAGAAGCAAAATGGTAAAAGCTGCCATTTCCAATTTTATAACTCGCGAAAGAGAAGACACTTAGTGGAGGTTGGAGTGACTagattgtcatttttaaatgtttacaaaagGTACAAATTCATTAACTTAATCTGATATTTAATAAACTCAAATACAATCGTTACTTGATGTACTGACTTCTTATTTTAGACTCAATTCATAAATAgggaagaaataaaactgatttttcagTAATTGGCAAGTAGGTCACTGATCAATAAGTCAAATATTGGAACATTCTTTTGTATTAGATACAAATTTAAAGTGATAATCATCTTAGTAatcaaaaacaatgtaaaagcagacacaaaaataaaccaaacggTAAATGATAGCCGTGTCTTCGTTAAAACAAGCAATTCTAAATTACTTAGATAACATTCCAACTATAGTTTTTGCATCACAGGATAGCATAGCAGTTTTATTTTCGATTTTCACTTCAGGTGTTTTCAAtttaacatttagttttgttatgtACTCATAGTACAAAGAAATTAACACAGAAGTCTTCCCAACAAATCGGTATAAGGATACAGTTAAGGCTGCGGACAAAACATTGATTGACAAAGAATAATACCTAGCTCTTTCAACGCACACTTAGCTGCAAGCTAGCACGTATCCAGTTCGAGTATGCCGTTAAAATAAAGCCAGGTCGTAAAAAGCAACGTTGGAAACTTGACAGATAAAGTAGAATAGTTTTCGGCTGCCCGTAGTTAGCCTAATGTTGTAGCAAACTTGTTAGCATTACACACATTAGCGATAAGATAACCAAGCTAACACAGCCAGTTTAGCTTGAACAGGCTAACAAAACCAAAGATAATATAGCACTATGTTACATTAACACTTTCATGTAAGACAATTGGTATTAATTCCGTTAAGGTAGTTCAAGACTAATCACGTAAAATAACCGTTAAACAAAGTTACCATTTCAAGGGATCAGCTAGCTAGCCAGTTACGCCAGCCCCGACTGTACTGCACCAACGCTTGCGGATATTGCGCAACGTACGTGCAGTTACGTCGCACTACGCAACGCTGCGTAAACTGTTCAGAATTTGGCGCGAGCAGGTGATTATGAGCTGAAAGAGGACTGTACGCTCAGCTCTGGAAGCAGATACCAACAAACAAATTAGTTTCTGCTGGAAGAAATCAGGAAAACTGGATTATGGTTGGTGTCATGTTACTAATTTAATGTTGTTTAGTAAACCCAGAGCTGCCAGAGGGCGGAAAGGGGGTTTGACGGGGCGGTAGTTAGCTAGCGACGTTAA encodes:
- the LOC116727289 gene encoding elongin-B-like, coding for MDVFLMIRRHKTTIFTDAKECTTVYELKRIVEGILKRTPEDQRLYKDDQLLEDSKTLGDCGFTNQTARPQAPATVGLAFRVNDEMFEQLHIEAFSSPPELPDVMKPQDSGSTANEQAVQ